The Xenopus tropicalis strain Nigerian chromosome 7, UCB_Xtro_10.0, whole genome shotgun sequence genome includes a region encoding these proteins:
- the LOC116412239 gene encoding uncharacterized protein LOC116412239 translates to MVLLYYSTQRWAVRFRCPRQPLCCWLCCQKPFSLPLPTGSFAAATCASHPNPQCSMQNQGAKGTVQLFSFKQKPSASCTLVAALPISSSCPDSTLQPSPQYSISLFPLRQLCFSDVQRVISPTVLYSFHDVMFSLFFKEPERILKLGKAIGEGGFGVVHKGWHQIKNRQVAIKIIKDLENEEIIRNELEILEKVSGHENIITFHGAFYQKPNVRNSQNEGLWVRKCLFRYWLNHAPNMPSMYIARR, encoded by the exons ATGGTTTTACTTTATTATAGCACCCAGAGGTGGGCTGTAAGATTTCGGTGCCCAAGGCAGCCCCTCTGCTGCTGGCTCTGCTGCCAAAAACCATTCagcctccccctcccaactgggtCCTTTGCTGCAGCAACTTGCGCTAGCCACCCCAATCCCCAATGCTCCATGCAGAATCAAGGAGCTAAAGGAACAGTgcaattgttttcctttaaacagaaacCCTCGGCAAGTTGCACCCTAGTTGCCGCCTTGCCTATCTCTAGTTCCTGCCCTGATAGCACCCTTCAGCCTTCTCCCCAATACAGCATTTCCCTGTTTCCACTACGCCAGCTTTGCTTCTCTGATGTACAAAGGGTTATTAGCCCAACTGTATTATATTCATTTCATGATGTCATGTTTTCATTATTCTTTAAGGAACCCGAAAGAATCTTAAAACTAGGAAAGGCTATCGGAGAAGGTGGCTTTGGCGTGGTTCATAAG GGTTGGCATCAGATCAAAAACAGACAAGTggccataaaaataataaaagacctGGAG AATGAAGAAATAATCAGAAATGAATTAGAAATCCTTGAGAAAGTTTCAGGCCACGAAAATATCATCACCTTCCATGGGGCTTTCTACCAAAAGCCCAATGTGAGGAATTCGCAAAATGAAGGATTATGGGTAAGAAAGTGTTTATTCAGATACTGGTTAAACCATGCTCCAAACATGCCAAGTATGTATATTGCTAGGAGATAa
- the LOC116412310 gene encoding serine/threonine-protein kinase mig-15-like produces MEFCAGGSIYDLMETKKDYSLGERWISYICKGVLQGLCHLQDLKMIHHDLKPENLMLTRSADIKIIDFGLATVGETSISVAGTATYMAPEVFACCQDNYVEYDNKADVWSLGIIAIEMAEGNAPHSELTEIKFIKRVIHGPPPKLTWTRW; encoded by the exons ATGGAGTTTTGTGCTGGTGGGTCAATATATGACTTAATGGAGACCAAAAAGGATTATTCATTAGGAGAGAGATGGATCTCCTATATCTGCAAGGGGGTTTTACAG GGCCTGTGTCATCTACAAGACCTGAAAATGATCCACCATGATCTTAAACCCGAGAACCTCATGTTAACCAGATCTGCAGACATAAAGATAA TTGATTTTGGCCTTGCCACTGTTGGAGAGACAAGCATTAGCGTCGCTGGAACAGCGACATATATGGCACCAGAAGTGTTTGCATGCTGTCAAGACAACTATGTTGAATATGATAATAAG GCCGATGTGTGGTCGCTGGGTATCATAGCCATTGAAATGGCAGAAGGAAATGCCC CACACAGCGAACTAACGGAAATAAAATTCATCAAAAGAGTCATTCATGGTCCCCCTCCAAAATTGACGTGGACCAGATGGTGA